One genomic region from Magallana gigas chromosome 3, xbMagGiga1.1, whole genome shotgun sequence encodes:
- the LOC136273613 gene encoding uncharacterized protein — protein sequence MKDLNALSLIESQKERYTSLIEKLKSGEDLPLYNEDVQFTTDRTVRLCTDIQRYINAIQDEIQALNEMIKSFTIHLGEKMKQLVESKYFEDTNTKNAKMFKSEDNDKNNVVTSHLQLIGIKSSIMSGDTKAKEDARKSYEVEKARLVLEYEKVANQQHNLQKLLNQTEDVIAKATSDVTVTNSDLNSIASALKNWSNSLENAKEQKKRKAKEEEERIKREDERKRKEREREEAERKRKEEEKRKRQEEEERKRREEEERKRRENEERKRREKEERKRKEEEERKRKEEMRRKDPNDWPTYKYYRQSDQGYHKGLCCVVTVVEGNHGFKKEDLTCVSSDSPNDLKRCSENREEIVGASVVKIRAVDGFQFELDVPMRIFVPYVPIDIEKEIKLKISIDGSKWTYPEKITPTANLNEINVALVGTSLLKFNMVEIAVVSRPKRESHVIKDNSHKAAEIRPSNNENFIVRVQEGTFKEDICAHLKVDAGLASRVSSDPDFNHIRIATPLFGVEFDEYTQNDVALDIQPNYIKKAGKTDFPYY from the exons ATGAAAGATTTAAATGCTCTGAGTCTCATCGAGTCACAGAAAGAAAGATACACGAGTTTGATAGAAAAACTGAAATCTGGCGAGGACCTTCCGTTGTACAATGAGGATGTACAGTTTACGACGGACAGAACAGTTAGACTCTGTACAGACATTCAAAGATACATTAACGCCATCCAAGACGAAATTCAGGCCTTAAACGAGATGATTAAATCGTTCACTATTCACCTGGGAGAGAAAATGAAGCAGTTGGtggaatcaaaatattttgaag ATACCAATACAAAGAATGCAAAGATGTTCAAAAGTGaagataatgataaaaataatgttgttacAAGCCACTTGCAGTTAATTGGTATCAAATCATCAATAATGTCTGGTGACACCAAAGCAAAAGAAGATGCAAG AAAAAGTTATGAAGTAGAAAAAGCACGACTTGTGCTGGAGTACGAGAAGGTAGCAAATCAACAACATAATCTTCAAAAATTGTTGAATCAAACGGAAGACGTCATTGCAAAAGCTACATCTGATGTAACAGTAACCAACAGTGATTTGAACAGCATTGCGTCAGCTTTAAAGAATTGGTCTAATAGTCTTGAAAATGCTAAGGAACAAAAGAAACGCAAGGCAAAGGAAGAGGAAGAGAGAATTAAAAGAGAAGATGAgaggaaaagaaaagaaagggAAAGAGAAGAGGCCGAgcgaaaaagaaaagaagaggAGAAACGAAAAAGACAAGAAGAAGAAGAACGAAAGAGAAGAGAGGAAGAAGAAcgaaaaagaagagaaaatgaggaaagaaaaagaagagaaaaagaagagagaaaaagaaaagaggAAGAAGAGCGTAAGAGGAAAGAAGAAATGAGAAGAAAGGATCCAAATGATTGGCCAACATATAA ATATTACAGGCAATCTGACCAAGGGTATCACAAAGGACTATGCTGTGTCGTCACTGTTGTAGAAGGAAACCAcggatttaaaaaagaagatttgaCTTGTGTTTCATCAGATAGCCCAAATGATTTGAAACGTTGTTCAGAAAATAGAGAAGAAATCGTTGGAGCTTCAGTGGTTAAGATCAGAGCAGTAGATGGTTTCCAGTTTGAACTGGAT GTTCCAATGAGAATATTTGTTCCATATGTCCCCATAGACATTGAGaaagaaataaagttaaaaatatcgATTGACGGAAGCAAATGGACTTACCCAGAAAAAATAACACCAACTGCTAATCTAAACGAA ataAACGTTGCACTCGTTGGAACAAGTTTACTTAAATTCAACATGGTAGAAATCGCCGTTGTTTCTAGACCTAAAAGAGAAAGTCATGTCATAAAAGACAATAGTCACAAAGCCGCAGAAATACGTCCATCGAACAACGAAAACTTTATAGTGAGGGTTCAAGAAGGAACGTTTAAGGAGGATATATGTGCACATTTAAAG gTTGACGCTGGCTTAGCTTCTAGAGTATCATCAGACCCTGATTTCAATCACATACGAATTGCAACTCCTTTGTTTGGTGTAGAGTTTGATGAGTACACTCAAAACGATGTGGCACTTGATATTCAACCCAATTATATCAAGAAGGCAGGCAAGACTGATTTTCCATATTATTGA